The following coding sequences are from one Geothrix sp. window:
- the ettA gene encoding energy-dependent translational throttle protein EttA, which produces MAKTVSDQPEIIYSMMRVSKIYNNKPVIKDISLSYFYGAKIGVLGLNGSGKSTVLRIMAGVDHDFNGEAVLSKGYTTGILDQEPQLDPGKTVREIVEEGAAEQVGWLKDYNAISDQFADPDADMDVLLAKQGELQEKIDAHDCWDLDSRLEQAMDALRCPDPDTKISVLSGGESRRVALCRLLLQKPDILLLDEPTNHLDAETVAWLEKHLQDYAGTVIAVTHDRYFLDHVAEWILELDRGEGIPWKGNYSSWLEQKQGRLAREEKSDQKRQKTLERELEWIRMSPKGQHAKSKDRIANYERLAGEEGRQKEQELEIYIPSGPRLGDLVAELNGVSKAYGDKVLFENLSFAIPRAGILGVIGPNGAGKSTLLRLLTGQEQPDAGAIRLGETVRMAYVDQLRANLNPDKNVFEAVSGGYEQIELGGKLINARAWLSRFGFSGDSQQKKISELSGGQQNRLNLALTLKSEANLLFFDEPTNDLDVNTMRALEEAIESFAGSAVLVSHDRWFLDRLATHILALEGDSQVQFFDGNYSQYEEYRKDVLGLKPFDPHRIKYRKLTR; this is translated from the coding sequence ATGGCCAAGACCGTCAGCGACCAGCCCGAGATCATCTATTCGATGATGCGGGTCAGCAAGATCTACAACAACAAGCCCGTCATCAAGGACATCTCCCTCAGTTATTTCTACGGCGCCAAGATCGGCGTGCTGGGCCTCAACGGATCCGGCAAGAGCACCGTGCTGCGCATCATGGCGGGCGTGGACCACGACTTCAACGGCGAGGCGGTGCTCAGCAAGGGCTACACCACCGGGATCCTGGACCAGGAACCTCAGCTCGATCCCGGCAAGACCGTGCGCGAGATCGTGGAGGAAGGTGCCGCTGAGCAGGTGGGCTGGCTGAAGGACTACAACGCCATCAGCGACCAGTTCGCTGATCCTGACGCCGACATGGACGTGCTGCTGGCCAAGCAGGGCGAGCTGCAGGAGAAGATCGACGCCCACGACTGCTGGGATCTCGACTCCCGGCTGGAGCAGGCCATGGACGCCCTGCGCTGCCCCGATCCCGACACCAAGATCAGCGTACTGTCCGGCGGCGAGAGCCGCCGTGTGGCGCTATGCCGCCTGCTGCTGCAGAAGCCCGACATCCTGCTGCTGGACGAGCCCACCAACCACCTCGATGCCGAGACCGTGGCCTGGCTGGAGAAGCACCTGCAGGACTATGCGGGCACGGTCATCGCCGTCACGCATGACCGCTACTTCCTGGACCACGTGGCCGAATGGATCCTCGAACTCGACCGCGGTGAGGGCATCCCCTGGAAGGGCAACTACTCCAGCTGGCTCGAGCAGAAGCAGGGCCGCTTGGCCCGCGAGGAGAAGTCCGACCAGAAGCGCCAGAAGACCCTGGAGCGCGAGCTGGAGTGGATCCGCATGTCGCCCAAGGGCCAGCATGCCAAGAGCAAGGACCGCATCGCCAACTACGAGCGCCTCGCCGGCGAGGAAGGCCGCCAGAAGGAGCAGGAGTTGGAGATCTACATCCCCAGCGGCCCGCGCCTGGGCGATCTCGTGGCTGAGCTGAATGGCGTCTCCAAGGCCTATGGCGACAAGGTGCTCTTCGAGAACCTGAGCTTCGCCATTCCGCGCGCCGGCATCCTGGGCGTCATCGGCCCCAATGGCGCCGGCAAGTCCACGCTGCTGCGTCTGCTGACGGGCCAGGAGCAGCCCGATGCGGGCGCCATCCGCCTCGGCGAGACCGTGCGCATGGCCTACGTGGACCAGCTGCGCGCCAACCTCAACCCCGACAAGAACGTGTTCGAGGCGGTCTCGGGCGGCTACGAGCAGATCGAGCTGGGCGGCAAGCTCATCAACGCCCGGGCCTGGCTGAGCCGCTTCGGCTTCAGCGGCGATTCCCAGCAGAAAAAGATCTCCGAACTGAGTGGCGGCCAGCAGAATCGCCTCAACCTCGCGCTCACCCTGAAGAGCGAAGCCAACCTGCTGTTCTTTGACGAACCCACCAACGACCTGGATGTGAACACCATGCGGGCCCTGGAGGAGGCCATCGAATCCTTCGCGGGCAGCGCGGTGCTGGTGAGCCATGACCGTTGGTTCCTGGATCGCCTGGCCACCCACATCCTGGCCTTAGAGGGCGATTCCCAGGTGCAGTTCTTCGACGGCAACTACAGCCAGTACGAGGAGTACCGCAAGGACGTGCTGGGCCTGAAGCCCTTCGACCCGCACCGCATCAAGTACCGCAAGCTGACGCGATGA
- a CDS encoding DNA cytosine methyltransferase produces MRALELFSGLGGWRCALGDQGGILAAYDVSEAANATYALNHGDAPKARELATVPLAEVADHRADTWLMSPPCQPFCRMGNHRGLEDRRSGAFLHLMEIYRQAPPERLVLENVEGFLGSDAHALLSERIHSHGMHQLDLLACPSRFGLPNQRPRAFIVASRKPLKALPQPQLQPRPIAEFLDAVEDEGLYLRASTDTRHHQGLDLVEASDLRSACFIGGYGRRFVGSGSFLKTERGVRRFSPSEVARLLGLPEGFRFPEALSLEAHYRLLGNSLSIPVAAWALDHL; encoded by the coding sequence ATGCGCGCCCTGGAGCTGTTCTCGGGCCTGGGGGGCTGGCGCTGCGCCCTCGGGGATCAGGGCGGGATCCTGGCGGCCTACGATGTCAGCGAGGCGGCCAACGCCACCTATGCGCTCAACCATGGGGATGCCCCGAAGGCCCGTGAACTGGCCACCGTACCCCTGGCGGAGGTGGCGGACCACCGCGCGGACACCTGGCTCATGAGCCCGCCCTGCCAGCCCTTCTGCCGCATGGGCAACCACCGGGGCTTGGAGGATCGACGCTCCGGAGCCTTCCTCCACCTCATGGAGATCTACCGCCAGGCACCACCTGAGCGCCTGGTGCTCGAAAACGTGGAGGGCTTCCTGGGCTCGGATGCCCACGCACTGCTGTCTGAGCGCATCCACTCGCATGGCATGCATCAGCTGGATCTGCTGGCCTGTCCCAGCCGCTTTGGTCTGCCCAACCAGCGGCCCCGCGCGTTCATCGTGGCCTCGCGGAAGCCCTTGAAGGCGCTGCCGCAACCGCAGCTCCAGCCCCGCCCCATCGCGGAGTTCCTGGATGCGGTAGAGGACGAGGGGCTGTACCTCCGCGCCTCGACGGATACCCGGCACCACCAGGGACTGGATCTGGTCGAGGCGAGCGACCTGCGCAGCGCCTGCTTCATCGGGGGCTATGGACGACGCTTCGTGGGCAGCGGCTCCTTCCTGAAGACGGAGCGTGGCGTGCGCCGCTTCTCCCCCTCGGAGGTGGCGCGATTGCTGGGCCTGCCGGAGGGGTTCCGGTTCCCCGAGGCGCTCTCCCTCGAGGCCCACTACCGGCTGCTGGGCAACAGCCTTTCGATCCCCGTGGCAGCCTGGGCCTTGGATCATCTGTAG
- a CDS encoding phosphorylase family protein — MRLLLSAFAPELGPLAEATPPGWEVATVGVGAVSAAAATSALVLDRWPEAVVFLGTCGRYDSRLPLFECLWATEAIATSLEELRGGAYRPGIERRRWAASLSGALPGHAVVVPPAITCTAEGAAQLASLGPVEHLELTGVFEACRLAGVPCGAALVVVNDVGPEAQAQWTANHAEGSRRLVERLKATGFFEET; from the coding sequence ATGCGCCTCCTGCTGTCCGCCTTCGCTCCGGAACTGGGCCCCCTCGCGGAAGCCACGCCGCCCGGTTGGGAGGTGGCCACGGTGGGCGTCGGCGCGGTCAGCGCGGCGGCGGCGACTTCGGCCCTGGTGCTGGACCGCTGGCCCGAGGCGGTGGTCTTTCTGGGCACCTGCGGTCGCTATGATTCGCGGCTGCCCCTCTTCGAGTGCCTGTGGGCCACGGAGGCCATCGCCACCTCCCTGGAGGAGCTCCGCGGAGGGGCCTACCGGCCGGGCATCGAGCGGCGCCGATGGGCGGCCTCCCTTTCTGGTGCCTTGCCCGGACATGCCGTCGTGGTGCCTCCGGCCATCACCTGCACCGCGGAGGGCGCCGCCCAGCTCGCCTCGCTGGGCCCCGTGGAACATCTGGAACTCACGGGGGTGTTCGAGGCCTGCCGGCTGGCGGGGGTGCCCTGTGGCGCGGCCCTGGTGGTGGTGAACGACGTGGGCCCCGAGGCCCAGGCCCAGTGGACGGCCAACCATGCGGAAGGCAGCCGCCGGTTGGTGGAGCGGCTCAAGGCTACGGGTTTTTTCGAAGAGACGTGA
- a CDS encoding ComEC/Rec2 family competence protein codes for MPWLLPERWDGRVPTGWLVAGALIWLASLPLARTRRWVVVPLALGLAGFTGLGLARKARWETALPVGFQALEGRISAPWTLQGERLRSQIDLTAPESMSGLSVPLTIPGEGEQAPPDPGTPVRLRAEVRPVQPAPVFLAERPLWRARSDASPRRIHLASSQLMETTGPARPSLLLRLQVFALRRFEALPLGPTAKDLWGALALGIPPAEEAHFSVFAESGTIHILVVSGLQVTLVMAAIEALLCRLRLRGAGAGAIAAGLLYSALVGFSAPVWRGLFMGVAWAIGRSSGWKLPPVAGLHGALLLWLLGHPAAGAEPGFLLAWWALLGLLWGAEPLAGLLSPLLGRLALPFARLAAPWLSTMPLLALLHGGAPWWGILANLLVLPLVAFLTPVCLALILVPLPGLTEGAGAVLTWMGDRLVPALTGIAPLATGILWPWLLLTLGWLALAHLQGRLKRTRALTLGLVGLSAGLLAFRGTGRAPDTLSLESVDIGQGDALLLRVPGGEATLIDTGPGPWTGRRLARVLSRRGVREPLHLVLTHAHGDHAGGWATLARLWPIATTSVPVTSGEEDPWTVYVPSAAVNPTGLLRGDAWTRGAAAFSVRWPIGAFALPDANMVSAVLRVTWRDRELWLMGDALAVQERDLLDLADPGPFAHRLLKAGHHGSRNATDPAWVAALKPEVVIIPAGLRNRFEHPHPETLETIRRQGLTPWVTGPVCGVRVAAVDGGWRIETGEGLQAFTSLRKNP; via the coding sequence ATGCCCTGGCTGCTCCCGGAACGGTGGGATGGCCGAGTACCCACCGGCTGGCTCGTGGCTGGCGCATTGATCTGGCTGGCCTCCCTGCCCCTGGCCCGGACCCGCCGCTGGGTGGTGGTCCCCCTGGCCCTGGGATTGGCTGGATTCACGGGCCTGGGCCTGGCCCGCAAAGCCCGGTGGGAGACCGCGCTGCCGGTGGGCTTCCAGGCTCTGGAAGGGCGCATCTCCGCCCCCTGGACCCTCCAGGGCGAGCGGCTGCGCAGCCAGATCGACCTGACTGCCCCGGAGTCCATGAGTGGCCTCAGCGTGCCCTTGACGATCCCGGGCGAGGGCGAGCAGGCTCCCCCCGACCCCGGCACGCCCGTGCGGCTCCGGGCCGAAGTCCGACCCGTGCAGCCAGCACCGGTCTTCCTGGCTGAACGGCCCCTCTGGCGGGCCCGCAGCGACGCCTCGCCCCGCCGCATCCACCTGGCTTCCTCGCAGCTGATGGAGACCACCGGGCCCGCCCGGCCCTCCCTGCTCCTGCGGCTGCAGGTCTTCGCCCTCCGCCGCTTCGAGGCCCTGCCCCTCGGCCCCACGGCCAAGGACCTCTGGGGCGCCCTCGCCCTGGGCATCCCGCCGGCGGAGGAGGCCCATTTCAGTGTCTTCGCCGAAAGCGGCACCATCCACATCCTGGTGGTCTCGGGCCTGCAGGTGACCCTGGTCATGGCCGCCATCGAGGCCCTGCTGTGCCGGCTGCGGCTGCGGGGCGCCGGTGCAGGGGCCATCGCGGCAGGGTTGCTGTATTCGGCGCTGGTGGGCTTCTCGGCCCCGGTGTGGCGCGGCCTCTTCATGGGCGTGGCCTGGGCCATCGGCCGCAGCAGCGGCTGGAAGCTGCCCCCCGTGGCCGGCCTGCACGGCGCCCTCCTGCTCTGGCTGCTGGGACATCCCGCCGCGGGGGCGGAGCCTGGCTTCCTCCTGGCCTGGTGGGCCCTGCTGGGCCTGCTCTGGGGGGCGGAGCCCCTGGCGGGCCTGTTGTCGCCGCTGCTGGGCCGGCTGGCCCTGCCCTTCGCCCGGCTGGCGGCGCCCTGGCTGTCCACGATGCCCCTGCTGGCGCTGCTCCATGGCGGCGCGCCCTGGTGGGGCATCCTTGCCAACCTGCTGGTGCTGCCCCTGGTGGCCTTCCTCACGCCGGTCTGCCTGGCGCTGATCCTGGTGCCCCTGCCCGGCCTCACGGAGGGTGCGGGGGCGGTGCTGACCTGGATGGGCGATCGCCTCGTGCCCGCCCTCACCGGCATCGCGCCCCTGGCCACGGGCATCCTCTGGCCCTGGCTGCTGCTGACCCTGGGCTGGCTGGCCCTGGCCCACCTCCAGGGTCGGCTCAAGCGCACCCGCGCCCTGACCCTCGGACTCGTCGGGCTCTCTGCAGGACTCCTGGCCTTCCGCGGGACGGGGCGCGCCCCGGACACGCTCTCGCTGGAATCCGTGGACATCGGCCAGGGTGATGCCCTGCTGCTCCGCGTCCCCGGCGGCGAGGCGACCCTCATTGACACGGGGCCGGGCCCCTGGACCGGGCGCCGCCTGGCGCGCGTGCTGAGCCGGCGCGGCGTGCGCGAGCCCCTGCACCTGGTGCTCACCCACGCCCACGGTGATCATGCCGGCGGCTGGGCCACCCTGGCGCGACTCTGGCCCATCGCCACCACCTCGGTGCCCGTCACCTCCGGGGAGGAGGATCCCTGGACGGTCTATGTCCCCTCCGCGGCGGTGAACCCCACCGGGCTGCTGCGGGGCGATGCCTGGACCCGGGGGGCGGCGGCCTTCAGCGTGCGCTGGCCCATCGGCGCCTTCGCCCTGCCGGATGCCAACATGGTCTCCGCCGTGCTGCGCGTGACTTGGCGCGACCGTGAGCTGTGGCTCATGGGCGATGCCCTGGCTGTCCAGGAGCGCGACCTGCTGGATCTCGCTGATCCAGGTCCCTTCGCCCACCGCCTGCTGAAAGCCGGCCACCACGGCAGCCGCAACGCCACGGATCCGGCCTGGGTGGCGGCCCTGAAACCGGAAGTGGTCATCATTCCGGCCGGGCTCCGCAACCGCTTCGAGCATCCGCATCCCGAAACGCTGGAGACAATCCGGCGGCAGGGCCTGACCCCCTGGGTGACGGGGCCTGTCTGCGGCGTCCGCGTCGCGGCGGTGGATGGGGGCTGGCGCATCGAGACCGGCGAGGGCCTCCAGGCCTTCACGTCTCTTCGAAAAAACCCGTAG
- a CDS encoding sigma-54-dependent transcriptional regulator has product MNPARALLVDDDPTILEVVGTLLSRHGHEVVGTGSGLRGAQFLRGEHFDLAVVDLMLPDLSGLELARQAVAKPDTVVVVLSGSTSVETALQAVKMGIYDYVPKPFRAEELEHTLLRAIEKSQLNQENKRLREQIHGQVPGPQMVGRSDVWQNLQTLLRRVAPSPSTVLITGPSGTGKELAAKAIHQWSPRANGPFVPIHCGAIPENLLEDELFGHVRGAYTDARTDRPGRFQQAEGGTLFLDEIGTMPMSLQVKLLRVIQEREFTPLGSTRTQKSDFRLLAATNEDLGSLVEQKRFREDLFYRLNVIPIHLHPLREHPQDIPVLVAHFARKFSKELGLPLKQVEPAALQALEAYGWPGNVRELENAVERAMALGSDPERLLLQDLPASIAGVLPSVAFPRLPQNQDLGRFLEDLERHLILESLQATGWNKSETARRLGMRRTTLLHRLRALGIPMDPMGEAESALARETP; this is encoded by the coding sequence ATGAACCCCGCCCGGGCCCTGCTGGTGGACGATGATCCGACCATCCTCGAGGTGGTGGGCACGCTGTTGTCCCGGCATGGCCACGAGGTGGTGGGCACCGGCTCCGGCCTGCGCGGCGCGCAGTTCTTGCGGGGCGAGCACTTCGACCTGGCCGTGGTGGATCTCATGCTGCCGGACCTCAGCGGCCTCGAGCTGGCCCGCCAGGCCGTGGCCAAGCCGGACACGGTGGTGGTGGTGCTGTCGGGCTCCACCTCCGTGGAGACGGCCCTCCAGGCCGTGAAGATGGGCATCTACGACTACGTGCCCAAACCCTTCCGGGCCGAGGAACTGGAGCACACCCTGCTCCGCGCCATCGAGAAATCGCAGCTCAACCAGGAGAACAAGCGCCTGCGGGAGCAGATCCACGGGCAGGTGCCCGGCCCCCAGATGGTGGGCCGCTCGGATGTCTGGCAGAACCTCCAGACGCTCCTGCGGCGCGTGGCGCCTTCGCCGTCCACGGTCCTCATCACAGGCCCGTCAGGGACCGGCAAGGAACTGGCCGCCAAGGCCATCCACCAGTGGAGCCCCCGGGCGAACGGGCCCTTCGTCCCCATCCACTGCGGCGCCATCCCGGAGAACCTGCTCGAGGACGAGCTGTTCGGCCACGTGCGTGGCGCCTACACGGACGCCCGCACGGACCGGCCCGGCCGGTTCCAGCAGGCAGAGGGTGGCACCCTCTTCCTCGACGAGATCGGCACCATGCCCATGAGCCTCCAGGTGAAGCTGCTGCGGGTCATCCAGGAGCGGGAGTTCACGCCCCTGGGCTCCACCCGCACCCAGAAGTCGGACTTCCGGCTGCTGGCGGCCACCAACGAGGACCTGGGCAGCCTGGTGGAGCAGAAGCGCTTCCGCGAGGACCTGTTCTACCGGCTGAACGTGATCCCCATCCACCTGCATCCGCTGCGGGAGCATCCCCAGGACATCCCCGTCCTGGTGGCCCACTTCGCGCGGAAGTTCTCGAAGGAGCTGGGCCTGCCCCTGAAGCAGGTGGAACCGGCGGCCCTCCAGGCGCTGGAGGCCTACGGTTGGCCCGGCAACGTCCGCGAGCTGGAGAATGCCGTGGAGCGGGCCATGGCGCTGGGTTCTGATCCCGAGCGGCTGCTGCTGCAGGACCTGCCCGCCTCCATCGCCGGCGTGCTACCCTCCGTGGCCTTCCCGAGGCTGCCCCAGAACCAGGACCTGGGCCGCTTCCTGGAGGATCTCGAGCGGCACCTGATCCTGGAATCGCTCCAGGCCACCGGCTGGAACAAGAGTGAGACCGCCCGCCGCCTGGGCATGCGCCGGACCACCCTCCTGCACCGCCTGCGGGCCCTGGGCATCCCCATGGATCCCATGGGCGAGGCGGAGTCCGCCCTGGCCCGGGAGACCCCGTGA